A genome region from Planctomycetota bacterium includes the following:
- a CDS encoding GNAT family N-acetyltransferase, translating to MKLSFSLAAEADGPELAALHRAAAEELFRTFGKGPWTSASSLKGQWFSAKNLRVVVARKGRRIVGTLDLHTKKPWAIDVSYFAPVKKPLYLTSMAVFPTMQRKGIGRQLLEEAVKQARSWPADAIRLDAFDADAGAGEFYAKCGLREVGRVTYRKAPLIYFEKVLTK from the coding sequence ATGAAACTTTCCTTCTCACTGGCTGCGGAAGCAGATGGACCTGAACTGGCCGCTCTGCACCGTGCGGCCGCTGAAGAGCTCTTTCGCACATTCGGCAAGGGACCTTGGACCTCGGCGTCCTCCCTCAAAGGCCAGTGGTTCAGCGCCAAGAACCTGCGCGTGGTCGTCGCCCGCAAAGGCAGGCGCATCGTCGGCACGCTCGACCTGCACACCAAGAAGCCCTGGGCGATCGACGTCTCCTATTTCGCGCCGGTGAAGAAGCCGCTTTACCTGACCAGCATGGCGGTGTTCCCCACGATGCAGCGCAAAGGCATCGGGCGCCAGCTTCTCGAAGAAGCCGTGAAACAAGCCCGATCCTGGCCGGCCGACGCGATCCGCCTGGATGCCTTCGACGCCGACGCCGGAGCCGGCGAGTTCTACGCCAAGTGCGGCCTCCGCGAAGTCGGCCGCGTCACCTATCGCAAGGCTCCGCTCATTTACTTCGAGAAAGTGTTGACGAAGTGA
- a CDS encoding sugar phosphate isomerase/epimerase, with protein MKLGVMSALFSGRPLDEVCQFLAEHGLEAIELPAGAYPGKGFFDPKKVLSSAKEQDRIKSTLRDYGLTLSALAVHGNPVHPDKKIARDHHAAWETAVQLAPKLGTDIVITFSGCPGGSARDTMPNWVTCPWPGEFLKVLDYQWNKVLVPYWAKAMKYCAKFDVRTAIEPHPGFCVYNSDTMIRLSQAAMKASKVRGKPRLGVNLDPSHLFWQGIDPVLAAQDLGEAGLLFHVHAKDTRLDSHEGSRNGYLDARPYDNLHERSWSFCTCGSGNGHEFWKPFVAMLRRQGYDHVLSIEHEDALMSIEEGFVKAADFLHDCIIHEKAGKPWWI; from the coding sequence ATGAAACTTGGCGTCATGAGCGCGTTGTTTTCCGGTCGGCCCCTGGATGAAGTCTGCCAATTCCTCGCCGAGCATGGGCTTGAGGCCATCGAATTGCCGGCTGGCGCCTATCCCGGCAAGGGATTTTTCGACCCGAAGAAGGTGCTCTCAAGCGCCAAGGAACAGGATCGCATCAAGAGCACGCTGCGGGATTACGGGCTCACGCTCAGCGCGCTGGCGGTGCATGGCAATCCGGTGCACCCCGACAAGAAAATCGCCCGCGACCATCACGCCGCGTGGGAAACCGCGGTGCAGTTGGCGCCGAAGCTTGGCACCGACATCGTCATCACCTTCAGCGGCTGCCCTGGCGGCAGCGCCCGCGACACGATGCCCAACTGGGTGACTTGTCCGTGGCCCGGCGAGTTCCTGAAGGTGCTCGACTATCAATGGAACAAGGTGCTCGTGCCCTATTGGGCGAAGGCCATGAAGTACTGCGCCAAGTTCGACGTGCGCACTGCCATCGAGCCCCATCCGGGATTCTGCGTCTACAACAGCGACACCATGATCCGTCTTTCGCAGGCGGCGATGAAGGCTTCGAAAGTGCGCGGCAAGCCGAGGCTGGGAGTCAATCTCGATCCCTCGCATCTTTTCTGGCAGGGGATCGATCCAGTGCTGGCGGCGCAGGACCTTGGCGAGGCGGGACTGCTCTTCCATGTGCACGCCAAGGACACGCGGCTGGATTCACATGAGGGGTCTCGCAACGGGTATCTGGACGCGCGGCCGTACGACAATCTGCACGAGCGGTCGTGGAGCTTTTGCACCTGCGGGTCGGGGAACGGGCACGAGTTCTGGAAACCCTTCGTCGCCATGCTGCGGCGTCAGGGCTACGACCACGTGCTCTCCATCGAGCACGAAGATGCGCTCATGAGCATCGAGGAGGGGTTTGTGAAAGCCGCGGATTTCCTGCACGATTGCATCATCCACGAGAAGGCCGGCAAGCCGTGGTGGATTTGA
- the queG gene encoding tRNA epoxyqueuosine(34) reductase QueG translates to MSGPDQALTQEILETLRGAGFALYGICRAEETSHRAQFNQWLTELGCGEMTYLTEHIEQRMDPGTFVPTARSIICVADRYASGEPDPKNVGASPRGRIARYARGRDYHRVIRERLEPIADDLRRRHPGNRFRVCVDTAPILEREHAQRAGLGRVGKHTLLIGEESVGSWIMLGEIVTSLDLAPSQAVAGDPCGTCTRCIDACPTQAIEPWKLNAQRCISYLTIEHRAEPAAWFEGRSDDWLFGCDACIEACPHSQPRERSARIKPHPHYQPLHADFDLAEVLQWSEESQAAMKLSKVLLRAKLSMWKRNAMLIIAGSEAATWSQALVAALQKISDDSAEEPWLRQKAAMLLQRRGNASR, encoded by the coding sequence ATGAGCGGGCCCGACCAGGCGCTGACGCAGGAAATTCTCGAAACGCTGCGCGGGGCGGGCTTCGCGCTCTATGGAATCTGCCGGGCCGAGGAAACCTCGCATCGCGCGCAGTTCAATCAATGGCTGACGGAGCTTGGCTGCGGCGAGATGACCTACCTCACCGAGCACATCGAGCAGCGGATGGATCCCGGAACGTTCGTGCCCACGGCGCGATCGATCATCTGCGTCGCCGACCGTTATGCGAGCGGCGAGCCTGACCCGAAAAATGTCGGAGCCTCGCCGCGCGGCCGGATCGCGCGCTACGCGCGCGGCCGCGACTACCACCGCGTGATCCGCGAGCGCCTCGAACCCATCGCCGACGACCTGCGCCGCCGCCATCCCGGCAACCGCTTCCGCGTCTGCGTCGACACAGCGCCGATCCTGGAGCGTGAGCACGCCCAGCGGGCGGGGCTGGGCCGCGTCGGCAAGCACACGCTGCTCATCGGCGAGGAAAGCGTCGGCAGCTGGATCATGCTGGGGGAGATCGTGACCTCGCTCGACCTGGCGCCCTCGCAGGCGGTCGCGGGCGATCCCTGCGGCACCTGCACGCGCTGCATCGACGCCTGTCCCACGCAGGCCATCGAGCCGTGGAAGCTCAACGCCCAGCGCTGCATCTCCTACCTCACCATCGAGCATCGCGCCGAGCCCGCGGCGTGGTTCGAGGGTCGCAGCGATGACTGGCTCTTCGGCTGCGACGCCTGCATCGAGGCCTGTCCGCATTCGCAGCCGCGCGAGCGATCGGCGCGGATCAAGCCCCATCCGCACTACCAGCCGCTCCACGCGGACTTTGATCTGGCCGAGGTGCTGCAATGGAGCGAGGAATCGCAGGCGGCGATGAAACTTTCCAAGGTGCTGCTGCGGGCGAAGCTCTCGATGTGGAAGCGCAACGCAATGCTGATCATCGCGGGGAGCGAAGCTGCGACTTGGTCGCAAGCGCTGGTCGCGGCGCTTCAGAAGATTTCCGACGACTCCGCGGAGGAGCCATGGCTGCGGCAAAAAGCCGCGATGCTGCTGCAACGGCGCGGCAATGCGAGCCGGTGA
- the hpnE gene encoding hydroxysqualene dehydroxylase HpnE, with the protein MAIVGGGIAGIAAAIRLAEAGLTPIVLETRKKLGGRATSFADPRTGKMLDNCQHVAMGCCVNLLDFYQRLGVLDRMQWHPATYWANPPHAPDEMRAGWLPAPAQFTGSFLRMRMISLMDKVAIARAMLKLMRLGFAGRDRWRGRVFLEFLTETRQTLNAIQRFWEPVVVSACNLPSSRVDAPFAMKVFQEGFLSHRFASQMALSAVPLLDLYDPAESIIAQAGGEVRLGVSAQAIAFDGRRATGVVTDEGLVDAVAVISTVPPDRLQKLCSPVLQAADARLQHLDEISTSPILGVHLVYETPVLKQPHLVLPARATQWLFNKGIDESGRQHIHAVISAADAWMELDEAEISRRVRLDIEWACPDARGREPVEVRSVKEKRATFAALPGFEALRPGPRPCPTGGVDNLILAGDWCDTGWPATMEGAVRSGYAAADAITNQSSLQADLPVAILARAAGLG; encoded by the coding sequence GTGGCGATCGTCGGCGGAGGCATCGCCGGAATCGCCGCGGCGATCCGCCTGGCCGAGGCGGGACTGACGCCGATCGTGCTGGAGACACGAAAGAAACTCGGCGGCCGAGCCACCAGCTTCGCCGATCCGCGCACCGGAAAAATGCTGGACAACTGCCAGCATGTGGCGATGGGCTGCTGCGTGAACCTGCTGGATTTCTACCAGCGCCTGGGTGTCCTCGATCGGATGCAGTGGCATCCGGCGACCTATTGGGCGAATCCGCCCCACGCGCCCGACGAGATGCGCGCCGGTTGGCTGCCGGCGCCGGCCCAGTTCACCGGAAGCTTTCTGCGGATGCGCATGATCTCGCTCATGGACAAGGTCGCGATCGCGCGAGCCATGCTCAAGCTGATGCGGCTTGGTTTCGCGGGGCGCGATCGCTGGCGCGGGCGAGTCTTCCTGGAGTTTCTCACCGAGACGCGGCAGACCTTGAATGCGATCCAGCGTTTCTGGGAGCCCGTGGTGGTGAGCGCCTGCAACCTGCCCTCGTCGCGGGTGGACGCGCCCTTCGCCATGAAGGTGTTTCAGGAAGGGTTTCTCAGTCATCGCTTCGCCAGCCAGATGGCGCTGAGCGCCGTGCCGCTGCTGGATCTCTACGACCCCGCCGAGTCGATCATCGCCCAGGCCGGCGGCGAAGTCCGGCTTGGCGTGAGTGCCCAGGCAATCGCTTTCGATGGGCGGCGCGCGACCGGCGTGGTGACCGACGAGGGGCTGGTCGATGCGGTGGCGGTGATCTCCACGGTGCCGCCCGATCGACTGCAGAAATTGTGCTCGCCCGTTTTGCAGGCGGCCGACGCGCGGCTGCAGCACCTGGATGAAATTTCCACCAGCCCGATCCTGGGCGTGCATCTGGTCTATGAAACCCCGGTGCTCAAGCAACCGCATCTCGTGCTGCCCGCCCGCGCCACGCAGTGGCTCTTCAACAAGGGCATCGACGAGTCAGGCCGGCAGCACATCCACGCGGTCATCTCCGCGGCCGACGCGTGGATGGAACTGGACGAGGCGGAGATTTCGCGGCGCGTTCGCCTGGACATTGAATGGGCCTGCCCCGATGCCCGCGGCCGCGAGCCGGTCGAGGTGCGCTCGGTCAAGGAAAAGCGGGCAACCTTCGCCGCGCTTCCCGGCTTCGAGGCGCTGCGGCCCGGCCCGCGCCCGTGTCCGACCGGCGGCGTCGACAATCTGATCCTGGCGGGGGACTGGTGCGACACCGGTTGGCCCGCCACCATGGAAGGCGCTGTGCGCTCGGGCTACGCCGCGGCGGATGCCATCACCAATCAATCGTCGCTCCAGGCCGATCTGCCCGTGGCGATTCTGGCCCGCGCCGCGGGTCTGGGTTGA
- a CDS encoding phytoene/squalene synthase family protein, translating to MNPSLQEAVEACETITRQRARNFHYGLRLTPPDRRWAMYAVYAWMREADDLVDDIERDPNERNRRLQAYREATDAALEGRVQTQTPALIALTEAAKRFKLEKQEFHDMLDGQVSDLEPAKFETWPQLRRFCYQVAGTVGLVCIRIWGYRGEEATKLAVERGIAFQLTNILRDFREDADSGRCYLPLSEFQAMELTPEIVRDWSAPDRCGEFILAQCQRARAHYDRSAPLDSMIDPSCLPTLWAMTEIYKSVLTKIEADPQLAVHGRARLSALRKVWIALRAKRAHAGAAR from the coding sequence GTGAATCCATCCCTCCAGGAGGCGGTGGAGGCGTGCGAGACCATCACGCGGCAGCGGGCCCGCAACTTCCACTACGGACTTCGGCTCACGCCGCCCGATCGGCGCTGGGCCATGTACGCGGTCTACGCCTGGATGCGCGAGGCCGATGACCTGGTCGATGACATCGAGCGCGATCCCAACGAGCGCAATCGGCGCCTGCAGGCCTACCGCGAGGCGACCGACGCAGCGCTGGAGGGCCGCGTGCAGACGCAGACGCCGGCGCTGATCGCGCTGACCGAGGCGGCGAAGCGCTTCAAGCTTGAGAAGCAGGAGTTTCACGACATGCTCGACGGGCAGGTCAGCGATCTCGAGCCCGCGAAATTCGAAACGTGGCCGCAGCTGCGCCGCTTCTGCTACCAGGTGGCGGGCACGGTGGGTCTGGTGTGCATCCGTATCTGGGGCTACCGCGGCGAGGAGGCGACCAAGCTGGCGGTGGAGCGGGGGATCGCCTTTCAATTGACCAACATCCTGCGCGACTTCCGCGAGGACGCCGACAGCGGGCGCTGCTACCTGCCGCTCTCGGAGTTCCAGGCGATGGAATTGACGCCGGAAATCGTGCGCGACTGGTCGGCCCCCGACCGCTGCGGCGAGTTCATCCTCGCCCAGTGCCAGCGCGCCCGCGCCCATTACGACCGCAGCGCGCCGCTGGACAGCATGATCGATCCTTCGTGCCTGCCCACGCTCTGGGCGATGACGGAGATCTACAAGAGCGTGCTGACCAAGATCGAGGCCGATCCGCAGCTGGCCGTGCATGGGCGGGCGCGGCTCAGCGCCCTGCGCAAGGTGTGGATCGCGCTGCGGGCCAAGCGCGCCCACGCCGGGGCCGCGCGGTGA
- the hpnC gene encoding squalene synthase HpnC, with the protein MSQALETPATAMLQRWGPGVRAGMTQAEAATWCREFTRSRSENFPVLSALLPEKSRGDFAAIYAFCRWADDLGDEATSPEKALELLAWWRQELQECYRGAPKHPIMVALAPVIQRHDLPEHLFDQLIQAFEWDNRQNRWESMDELERYCSLSADPVGRLVLAVLGESRDESISELSDCVCTALQLVNHWQDVRRDLLARDRIYLPREAWNHIPDFEERLLATARQGWAPDLEFLPAYREMLAKLCDHTEALFNQGDALLEGISPRSRPVVGLFAAGGRGVLRHIRLWDYETCIRRPSMGRAEKLLLIAKSWLASRLGRSAA; encoded by the coding sequence GTGAGTCAGGCTCTTGAGACGCCGGCCACGGCGATGCTGCAGCGCTGGGGGCCCGGTGTTCGCGCGGGCATGACTCAAGCCGAGGCCGCCACGTGGTGCCGAGAGTTCACCCGCTCGCGCAGTGAGAATTTTCCCGTGCTCAGTGCGCTGCTTCCGGAAAAGTCGCGCGGTGACTTCGCGGCGATCTACGCCTTCTGCCGCTGGGCCGACGACCTGGGCGACGAGGCGACGAGCCCCGAGAAGGCGCTTGAGCTGCTCGCCTGGTGGCGACAGGAATTGCAGGAGTGCTACCGCGGTGCGCCGAAGCACCCCATCATGGTCGCGCTGGCGCCGGTGATCCAGCGCCACGATCTGCCCGAGCACCTCTTCGACCAGCTGATTCAGGCCTTCGAATGGGACAACCGCCAGAACCGCTGGGAATCCATGGATGAGCTTGAGCGCTACTGCTCGCTCAGCGCCGATCCGGTGGGGCGTCTGGTGCTTGCCGTGCTGGGCGAGTCGCGCGACGAATCCATCAGCGAGCTGTCGGATTGCGTCTGCACCGCGCTGCAATTGGTCAACCACTGGCAGGACGTTCGCCGCGATCTGCTGGCGCGCGACCGCATCTACCTGCCGCGTGAGGCGTGGAATCACATCCCGGACTTCGAGGAGCGGCTTCTGGCCACGGCGCGGCAAGGCTGGGCCCCGGATCTGGAGTTCCTGCCCGCCTACCGTGAGATGCTCGCCAAGCTCTGCGACCACACCGAGGCGCTTTTCAACCAGGGCGACGCGCTGCTGGAAGGGATTTCCCCGCGCTCGCGCCCCGTCGTCGGTCTCTTCGCCGCCGGAGGCCGCGGCGTGCTCAGGCACATCCGCCTCTGGGACTACGAAACCTGCATCCGCAGGCCGAGCATGGGCCGCGCGGAGAAGCTCCTCCTGATCGCCAAATCCTGGCTGGCCTCGCGCCTGGGACGGAGCGCGGCGTGA
- the rpoN gene encoding RNA polymerase factor sigma-54, with product MRFDLSQKLRTSQQLRLAPRLIQSMEVLQMPLAQLQERVEQELERNVAIEQVEPEAGDEEPAEAPEAVEQEIPEKPLLSGESGETGEAFERAREFERDYGEGVQATRRSDGDRDVKYEMLAQTAARREPLSEQLRKQWSLIETDAATLEAGRAILDFVDDDGLLSADLEAIAAHGAKDGTQDGTKNGTKNGEHEGRHFSARELERVLPLLQQWLEPAGVAARDVQESLLIQIDAKLDSRRWNERPSAQDEAAWNDARILVRDYYDDFLENRLPKIASRSGMNVERIEAAKERLRRLTISPGRDLTDETERPVVPDVMVEFDPEQDRYIAAICDGSVPPLRVSTRYSAMAERDSTDPATKKFVQDGIRSASWLIDAITQRKNTLLKVVEIVLERQREWFDEGSGHLRPLPMMDVAERIGVHVATVSRAVAGKWMQTPRGLVELRKFFTGGTENADGESVSWEAVRTVLQEIVDAEDKTRPLSDEAIATQLRERGITIARRTVVKYREQMGIQPARRRRRHTNGEHA from the coding sequence ATGCGTTTCGACCTCTCGCAAAAACTCCGCACCTCACAGCAGCTGCGCCTGGCGCCGCGGCTGATCCAGAGCATGGAAGTGCTGCAGATGCCGCTGGCCCAGTTGCAGGAGCGCGTGGAGCAGGAGCTGGAGCGCAACGTCGCCATCGAGCAGGTCGAGCCCGAGGCCGGCGACGAGGAGCCCGCCGAGGCGCCCGAGGCGGTGGAGCAGGAAATCCCGGAGAAGCCGCTGCTCAGCGGTGAAAGCGGCGAGACCGGCGAGGCCTTCGAGCGGGCCCGCGAGTTCGAGCGCGACTACGGCGAGGGGGTGCAGGCGACGCGCCGCTCCGACGGCGACCGAGACGTGAAATACGAGATGCTGGCCCAGACCGCCGCCCGGCGCGAGCCGCTGAGCGAGCAGCTGCGCAAGCAATGGAGCCTGATCGAAACCGACGCCGCCACGCTGGAGGCGGGCCGGGCGATCCTGGATTTCGTGGACGACGACGGCCTGCTCTCTGCGGACCTGGAGGCGATCGCGGCCCATGGCGCCAAGGATGGAACGCAGGACGGGACGAAAAACGGAACCAAGAATGGAGAGCACGAAGGCCGGCACTTCTCCGCCCGCGAACTGGAGCGCGTGCTGCCGCTGCTGCAGCAGTGGCTCGAGCCCGCCGGCGTGGCGGCGCGGGATGTCCAGGAGAGCCTGCTCATCCAGATCGACGCCAAGCTGGACTCGCGGCGCTGGAACGAGCGCCCCTCGGCGCAGGACGAGGCGGCGTGGAACGACGCACGCATCCTGGTGCGCGATTACTACGACGACTTCCTCGAGAACCGGCTTCCCAAGATCGCCTCGCGCAGCGGCATGAACGTGGAGCGCATCGAGGCCGCCAAGGAGCGCCTGCGCCGCCTCACCATCTCGCCCGGCCGCGACCTGACCGATGAGACCGAGCGCCCGGTGGTGCCCGACGTCATGGTCGAGTTCGACCCGGAGCAGGACCGCTACATCGCGGCGATCTGCGACGGCTCGGTGCCGCCGCTGCGGGTAAGCACGCGCTACTCCGCCATGGCGGAGCGCGATTCCACCGATCCGGCGACCAAGAAATTCGTGCAGGACGGCATCCGCTCGGCGAGCTGGCTCATCGACGCCATCACCCAGCGCAAGAACACCCTGCTGAAGGTGGTGGAGATCGTCCTGGAGCGGCAGCGCGAATGGTTCGACGAGGGCTCGGGACATCTGCGCCCGCTGCCGATGATGGATGTGGCGGAGCGCATCGGCGTGCACGTGGCAACGGTCAGCCGCGCCGTCGCCGGCAAGTGGATGCAGACGCCGCGCGGCCTGGTGGAGCTGCGCAAGTTCTTCACCGGCGGCACCGAAAACGCCGATGGCGAGAGCGTGAGCTGGGAGGCCGTCCGCACGGTGCTGCAGGAGATCGTCGACGCCGAGGACAAAACCCGGCCGCTCTCGGACGAGGCCATCGCCACGCAGTTGCGCGAGCGCGGGATCACCATCGCCCGGCGCACCGTGGTGAAATACCGCGAGCAGATGGGCATCCAGCCGGCGCGCCGCCGACGACGACACACCAATGGAGAGCACGCGTGA
- the recR gene encoding recombination mediator RecR, with the protein MAKERTNSAQPEPVTRLVDELSRLPGVGRRTAERLAFHLLKSTREEAMRLSKAIADVKTDVHHCSVCWNLTDGDPCSICADARRDASMVMVVEQPKDLWNLEQTGMFRGVYHILMGRLSPLEGVGADSLTANDLLRRVREASKNARGVKVTEVILALNPDMEGDSTGLYLAEPLQSLGVQVTRLARGLPAGSQIEFANRAALADAVAGRRPMS; encoded by the coding sequence ATGGCGAAGGAGCGCACCAATTCCGCCCAGCCCGAGCCGGTCACCCGGCTGGTCGACGAGCTCTCGCGCCTGCCCGGCGTGGGCCGTCGCACCGCGGAGCGGCTCGCCTTTCATCTGCTGAAATCCACCCGCGAGGAGGCCATGCGCCTCTCCAAGGCGATCGCCGACGTGAAGACCGACGTGCATCATTGCAGCGTCTGCTGGAACCTGACCGACGGCGATCCCTGCAGCATCTGCGCCGACGCGCGGCGCGACGCGTCGATGGTGATGGTGGTGGAGCAGCCCAAGGACCTGTGGAACCTGGAGCAGACCGGCATGTTCCGCGGCGTCTACCACATCCTGATGGGAAGGCTCTCGCCGCTGGAGGGCGTCGGCGCCGACAGCCTGACCGCCAACGATCTATTGCGCCGCGTGCGCGAAGCGTCAAAAAATGCGCGGGGTGTCAAAGTGACAGAGGTGATCCTGGCGCTCAATCCCGACATGGAGGGCGACAGCACCGGGCTCTATCTCGCCGAACCGCTGCAATCCCTGGGGGTCCAGGTCACCCGTTTGGCGCGCGGACTTCCCGCGGGCAGCCAGATCGAGTTCGCCAACCGCGCCGCTTTGGCAGACGCCGTCGCCGGACGTCGTCCGATGAGCTGA
- the dnaX gene encoding DNA polymerase III subunit gamma/tau: protein MPEALIPGALEPVARADGSTGGYTVLARRYRSAHFDELIGQESISRTLQNAIAMNRIAHAYLFCGTRGVGKTSMARVLARALNAPKELTQAAAISASILRGEDMDVIEIDGASNRGVDDARDLISKAGILPARSPYKIYIIDEVHMLTTPAFNALLKTMEEPPPHVKFILCTTEPHKVPATIQSRCQRFDFKPIATGKIAEHLRAVIGKEGLKAEDAAIHLVAKLGNGSMRDALSLLDRLIAAASGDISTRMAEEVLGLPDAGLVSAVTTAIADGDAKAGLEAAAALLESGCPAEQALEYFAARWRDFLVVRTCGKETDLVDLSAEGRAMAAKQADHFEPHELVHFVAVCEAAIKSIRNSGSPRTIFDATVARLCLHREFQRVEQAVAGVSRPIEGEKKKVGSPEAAGAGFTAPAAPRSSLATPTTRPAQPAAPVAAPNSSLSSNDALSAEEAWKKISTVANSTPERTLAESFVPVSLRDRRLTLRAAENAGGAANYAARRSEMLQTMATRALGPGWKLEFEAAAEAPPQAVKPMHGLDKDLLQMPLVREAMEAFDAIVVKVEQPGAALLAAAPPQTDSAEA from the coding sequence ATGCCCGAGGCGCTCATCCCCGGAGCCCTGGAGCCGGTCGCCCGCGCCGATGGATCCACCGGCGGCTACACCGTGCTGGCGCGGCGCTACCGCTCCGCCCATTTCGACGAATTGATCGGGCAGGAGAGCATTTCCCGCACGCTGCAGAATGCGATCGCCATGAACCGCATCGCCCATGCTTACCTTTTCTGCGGCACGCGCGGCGTGGGCAAGACCAGCATGGCGCGTGTGCTGGCCCGGGCCCTCAACGCGCCCAAGGAATTGACCCAGGCCGCCGCCATCTCCGCCAGCATCCTGCGCGGCGAGGACATGGACGTCATCGAGATCGACGGCGCCAGCAACCGCGGCGTGGACGACGCCCGCGACCTGATTTCCAAGGCGGGCATCCTGCCGGCGCGGAGCCCCTACAAGATCTACATCATCGACGAAGTGCACATGCTCACCACGCCGGCCTTCAACGCGCTGCTCAAGACCATGGAGGAGCCGCCGCCGCACGTGAAGTTTATTTTGTGCACCACCGAACCGCACAAGGTGCCCGCGACCATTCAGAGCCGCTGCCAGCGCTTCGACTTCAAGCCCATCGCCACGGGAAAAATTGCCGAGCATCTGCGCGCCGTCATTGGCAAGGAAGGCCTGAAGGCCGAAGACGCCGCCATTCACCTGGTCGCCAAGCTCGGCAACGGAAGCATGCGCGACGCGCTGAGCCTGCTGGACCGGCTGATCGCCGCAGCCAGCGGGGACATTTCCACTCGGATGGCCGAAGAGGTGCTGGGTCTTCCCGACGCGGGACTGGTCTCGGCGGTCACCACCGCGATCGCCGACGGCGACGCCAAGGCCGGGCTCGAAGCCGCGGCGGCGCTGCTGGAATCAGGCTGTCCGGCGGAGCAGGCTCTGGAATACTTCGCCGCGCGGTGGCGCGATTTCCTGGTGGTGCGGACGTGCGGCAAGGAGACGGACCTGGTGGATCTTTCCGCGGAGGGCCGGGCGATGGCCGCCAAGCAGGCGGATCACTTCGAACCTCACGAGCTCGTGCATTTTGTGGCGGTCTGCGAGGCCGCCATCAAGAGCATCCGCAACAGCGGCTCGCCGCGGACGATCTTCGACGCCACCGTGGCGAGGCTCTGCCTGCACCGCGAGTTCCAGCGGGTGGAGCAAGCCGTCGCCGGTGTGTCACGCCCCATCGAGGGCGAAAAAAAAAAGGTAGGTAGCCCGGAGGCGGCGGGGGCGGGCTTCACGGCTCCCGCTGCGCCGAGGAGTTCGCTCGCCACGCCGACGACCCGGCCCGCTCAACCCGCGGCTCCTGTTGCGGCGCCAAATTCATCGCTCTCTTCCAATGATGCACTCAGCGCCGAGGAGGCCTGGAAGAAAATCTCGACCGTGGCCAACTCGACCCCCGAGCGCACGCTCGCGGAGTCCTTCGTGCCCGTGTCGCTGCGCGACCGCAGGCTCACGCTTCGCGCCGCCGAGAACGCCGGCGGCGCCGCCAACTACGCCGCGCGGCGCAGCGAGATGCTGCAGACCATGGCGACCCGGGCGCTGGGCCCCGGTTGGAAGCTGGAGTTCGAGGCCGCCGCCGAGGCGCCGCCCCAGGCGGTCAAGCCGATGCACGGACTCGACAAGGATCTGCTGCAGATGCCGCTGGTGCGCGAGGCCATGGAGGCCTTCGACGCGATCGTGGTCAAGGTGGAGCAGCCCGGCGCCGCGCTGCTGGCAGCCGCGCCGCCGCAAACCGATTCGGCGGAGGCGTAG